One window from the genome of Oncorhynchus gorbuscha isolate QuinsamMale2020 ecotype Even-year linkage group LG14, OgorEven_v1.0, whole genome shotgun sequence encodes:
- the LOC123995372 gene encoding cysteine-rich protein 2-like — protein sequence MASKCPKCDKTVYFAEKVTSLGKDWHKFCLKCERCNKTLNPGGHAEHDGTPFCHKPCYAALFGPKGVNIGGAGSYVYEAPVNDTPASVSTETEAKPEEKKAHARGPVKAASFSTFSGEPSKCPRCSKTVYFAEKVTSLGKDWHRPCLRCERCSKTLAPGSHAEHDGQAYCHKPCYATLFGPKGVNTGGVGSYIYHEPSTEAETEAQP from the exons CGGAGAAGGTGACATCTCTGGGGAAAGACTGGCATAAGTTCTGTCTGAAATGTGAGCGTTGTAACAAGACCCTGAACCCAGGGGGCCATGCTGAG CATGATGGAACTCCGTTCTGCCACAAGCCATGCTATGCTGCCCTCTTTGGACCAAAAG GTGTGAATATCGGAGGTGCTGGCTCTTATGTCTACGAGGCGCCTGTCAATGATACCCCTGCCAGTGTTTCCACGGAAACGGAGGCCAAACCTGAGGAGAAGAAAGCTCATGCCAGAGGCCCAGTGAAGG CCGCAAGCTTCTCAACTTTCTCTGGAGAACCCAGTAAATGCCCGAGGTGCAGCAAGACAGTGTATTTCG ctgagAAGGTGACATCCCTGGGGAAGGACTGGCATCGACCCTGTCTGCGCTGTGAGAGGTGCAGCAAGACCCTGGCCCCAGGCAGTCACGCAGAG CATGATGGGCAGGCCTACTGCCACAAACCGTGCTACGCCACCCTGTTTGGGCCCAAAG GGGTGAACACTGGAGGTGTAGGAAGCTACATCTACCATGAACCCAGCACTGAGGCAGAGACTGAGGCCCAGCCTTGA
- the LOC123995371 gene encoding retinol dehydrogenase 14-like, with the protein MSAAIIVAAVVGGGILLIVRRMFPRKKAVELLRYPADMMRGKTVIVTGANSGIGKAAAGELLKLQARVIMACRDQQMAEEAAQDIKKQAGPEHGEVVIKHLDLASLQSVRSFCEEILKEEQQVDVLINNAGIYQCPYTKTEEGFEMQLGVNHLGHFLLTHLLLDLLKRSSPSRVVVVSSKLYKYGSINFDDLNSERSYNKAFCYSQSKLANLLFTHQLARRLEEEGVTGVTVNALTPGIVRTRLGRHIHIPFLAKPLFYLASLFFFKSPLEGAQTPLYLACSPDVEGVAGKCFANCEEEELMPKATDDQAAKRLWDLSETMVGIKTQ; encoded by the exons ATGTCAGCTGCGATTATTGTGGCCGCTGTCGTCGGCGGTGGAATACTGCTAATTGTTCGCAGAATGTTCCCCCGGAAGAAAGCGGTCGAGTTGCTCCGGTACCCGGCCGATATGATGCGGGGAAAGACGGTCATTGTGACCGGGGCGAACAGCGGCATAGGGAAGGCCGCGGCCGGGGAGCTGCTCAAACTCCAGGCCCGGGTGATTATGGCCTGTCGGGATCAGCAGATGGCTGAGGAAGCAGCGCAGGACATCAAGAAGCAAGCGGGGCCAGAGCACGGAGAGGTGGTGATCAAACACCTGGACCTCGCCTCGCTTCAGTCTGTGCGGAGCTTTTGCGAGGAGATCCTGAAG GAAGAACAACAAGTCGACGTGCTCATCAACAACGCAGGCATTTACCAGTGTCCCTACACGAAGACAGAGGAGGGGTTTGAGATGCAGCTGGGGGTCAACCACCTGGGTCACTTCCTCCTCACCCACCtcctcctggacctcctcaagCGCTCCTCCCCCAGCCGCGTGGTGGTGGTCTCCTCCAAGCTCTACAAGTATGGCAGCATCAACTTCGACGACCTCAACAG TGAGAGAAGCTACAACAAAGCCTTCTGCTACAGCCAGAGCAAGCTGGCTAATCTGCTCTTCACCCACCAGCTGGCCCGGCGCCTGGAGGAGGAGGGCGTCACGGGGGTAACGGTCAATGCCCTCACCCCAGGCATCGTGAGGACCAGGCTGGGCAGACACATCCACATCCCCTTCCTGGCCAAACCTCTCTTTTACCTGGCCTCGTTGTTCTTCTTCAAGAGCCCACTGGAGGGAGCTCAGACGCCACTCTACCTAGCGTGTTCACCCGACGTGGAGGGCGTGGCGGGGAAGTGCTTTGCTAACTGCGAGGAGGAGGAGCTGATGCCCAAGGCGACAGACGATCAGGCGGCCAAGAGACTGTGGGACCTGAGTGAGACCATGGTGGGAATAAAAACTCAATAA
- the LOC123995370 gene encoding brain-enriched guanylate kinase-associated protein-like isoform X1 has protein sequence MGVGGIAPPPEFRQDTSGRCRNPSPVLWDEGLVMRYPNCSNSLPRGINMVPDEEMNTISSLQEQKEDLRKRLSYTTHKLELLESEFDSTRQYLETELRRAQEELDKFTDKLRRIQSSYSALQRINQDLEDKIHRNSQHHDNEKRALSREIIVLNNHLMEAKLTIEKLQEDNDLYRKDCNLAAQLLQCNKSHYRTQLSELPAEFQERVTMHMDGSPLCHTVYADSVPASVIAKVLGKPDEACSGSQASSSPSPQPQDQGFLLDTLDRDERLGLRAAYKSDLYSSDTALYCPVDQNRERRPSMDVHSQRKLLYGPQISTDSNPEEGTLLGLRSGFSQECFAKFPTSLGPASGSSYSSFSGGGSDDNKGNGPPSSTASSPHHHSLYMDWRDGGDYERKSDSSWEKDSPSGGGFAKVHAVFQQASDHGGAHHQNGSSPVYSRTMSSCFSEPYEPLPPSSSPSVAYGDSRRGSTLAPEEEEPIGRWRQLSAEDLNSHSYCSPGRASPYSFSEQHFSVRPAKIRLGPLYSSFQEGPDYYQGGVGPIMDPPVCFSTPSPECSPVGGLRQSHQSHNQQAHQTHLYRAKEDSQESEHILYHSGSPENREGSFDVAGAGGGVGGAGQTKEYVDISPNSSNESLNQRSLEMAAELQHYQSEMQPPSPPQGSPPPPPPPPCPPPPQYHNIGTLGLSRKDSLTKAQLYGTLLN, from the exons CTCTTTGCAGGAACAGAAAGAGGACCTCCGAAAGCGTCTGTCCTACACCACCCACAAGCTGGAGCTGCTAGAGAGCGAGTTTGACTCCACCCGACAGTACCTGGAGACAGAGCTACGCCGTGCCCAGGAGGAACTCGACAAGTTCACCGACAAACTACGCAG AATACAAAGCAGCTACTCAGCACTGCAGAGGATCAACCAGGACCTGGAGGATAAGATCCATAGAAAT tctcAGCACCATGACAACGAGAAGAGAGCCCTGAGCAGAGAGATCATCGTGCTCAACAACCACCTGATGGAGGCCAAGCTGACCATTGAAAAACTACAAGAGGACAAT GACCTGTACAGGAAGGACTGTAACCTGGCAGCCCAGCTGCTCCAGTGCAACAAGTCCCATTATAGAACCCAGCTTTCTGAG ttgCCTGCTGAATTCCAGGAACGAGTGACCATGCACATGGATGGCTCACCTCTTTGCCACACCGTGTACGCTGACTCCGTCCCCGCCTCAGTCATCGCCAAAGTATTGGGGAAGCCCGACGAGGCCTGCAGCGGCAGCCAAGCTTCCAGTTCGCCTAGCCCCCAGCCCCAGGACCAAGGCTTCCTCCTGGACACCCTGGACAGAGACGAGCGCCTGGGCCTCCGGGCAGCATACAAGTCAGACCTGTACAGCAGTGACACAGCCCTCTATTGCCCGGTCGATCAGAACCGTGAACGCAGGCCAAGCATGGACGTCCACAGCCAGAGGAAGCTGCTCTATGGCCCCCAGATCTCCACGGACAGTAACCCAGAGGAGGGTACCTTGTTGGGGCTGAGGTCTGGCTTCTCCCAGGAGTGCTTCGCCAAGTTCCCCACCTCTCTGGGCCCCGCCTCAGGCAGCTCCTACTCCAGCTTCAGCGGAGGGGGCTCAGATGACAACAAAGGCAATGGCCCTCCCAGCAGCacagcctcctctcctcaccaccacTCCCTCTACATGGactggagggatgggggagactATGAGAGGAAGAGCGACTCCTCCTGGGAGAAGGACAGTCCCAGCGGTGGAGGCTTCGCCAAGGTCCACGCTGTCTTCCAGCAGGCCAGCGATCATGGTGGAGCACACCACCAGAACGGCAGCTCACCCGTCTACAGCCGCACCATGTCCTCGTGCTTCAGCGAGCCCTAcgaacccctccctccctcctcctcaccaagCGTTGCCTACGGAGACAGCCGCCGTGGCAGCACGCTGgcaccagaggaggaggagccgATTGGCCGCTGGAGACAGCTGAGCGCGGAGGATCTAAACTCCCACTCGTACTGCTCGCCCGGTCGGGCCTCGCCCTACAGCTTCTCTGAGCAGCACTTCTCAGTTCGGCCCGCCAAGATCCGCCTTGGACCCCTCTACAGCAGCTTCCAGGAGGGGCCCGACTACTACCAGGGAGGGGTAGGACCCATCATGGACCCCCCGGTGTGCTTCTCCACGCCCAGCCCCGAGTGCAGCCCTGTGGGGGGCCTCCGTCAGTCCCATCAGTCCCACAACCAGCAGGCCCACCAGACCCATCTCTACCGGGCCAAGGAGGACAGCCAGGAGTCGGAGCACATCCTTTACCACTCAGGGAGCCCCGAAAACAGGGAGGGCAGCTTTGATGTGGCGGGGGCCGGGGGAGGAGTTGGAGGAGCGGGACAGACCAAGGAGTACGTGGATATCAGCCCCAACAGCTCCAATGAGTCCCTAAACCAGAGGTCCCTGGAGATGGCTGCCGAACTGCAGCACTACCAGTCCGAGATGCAGCCCCCTTCGCCCCCCCAGGGCAGTCCACCACCGCCCCCGCCACCACCTTGTCCCCCTCCACCGCAGTATCACAATATTGGCACATTGGGACTTTCGAGAAAGGACAGTCTCACCAAAGCCCAGCTGTATGGAACACTTCTGAACTGA
- the LOC123995370 gene encoding brain-enriched guanylate kinase-associated protein-like isoform X3 has translation MRLCVSTKGSSLQEQKEDLRKRLSYTTHKLELLESEFDSTRQYLETELRRAQEELDKFTDKLRRIQSSYSALQRINQDLEDKIHRNSQHHDNEKRALSREIIVLNNHLMEAKLTIEKLQEDNDLYRKDCNLAAQLLQCNKSHYRTQLSELPAEFQERVTMHMDGSPLCHTVYADSVPASVIAKVLGKPDEACSGSQASSSPSPQPQDQGFLLDTLDRDERLGLRAAYKSDLYSSDTALYCPVDQNRERRPSMDVHSQRKLLYGPQISTDSNPEEGTLLGLRSGFSQECFAKFPTSLGPASGSSYSSFSGGGSDDNKGNGPPSSTASSPHHHSLYMDWRDGGDYERKSDSSWEKDSPSGGGFAKVHAVFQQASDHGGAHHQNGSSPVYSRTMSSCFSEPYEPLPPSSSPSVAYGDSRRGSTLAPEEEEPIGRWRQLSAEDLNSHSYCSPGRASPYSFSEQHFSVRPAKIRLGPLYSSFQEGPDYYQGGVGPIMDPPVCFSTPSPECSPVGGLRQSHQSHNQQAHQTHLYRAKEDSQESEHILYHSGSPENREGSFDVAGAGGGVGGAGQTKEYVDISPNSSNESLNQRSLEMAAELQHYQSEMQPPSPPQGSPPPPPPPPCPPPPQYHNIGTLGLSRKDSLTKAQLYGTLLN, from the exons CTCTTTGCAGGAACAGAAAGAGGACCTCCGAAAGCGTCTGTCCTACACCACCCACAAGCTGGAGCTGCTAGAGAGCGAGTTTGACTCCACCCGACAGTACCTGGAGACAGAGCTACGCCGTGCCCAGGAGGAACTCGACAAGTTCACCGACAAACTACGCAG AATACAAAGCAGCTACTCAGCACTGCAGAGGATCAACCAGGACCTGGAGGATAAGATCCATAGAAAT tctcAGCACCATGACAACGAGAAGAGAGCCCTGAGCAGAGAGATCATCGTGCTCAACAACCACCTGATGGAGGCCAAGCTGACCATTGAAAAACTACAAGAGGACAAT GACCTGTACAGGAAGGACTGTAACCTGGCAGCCCAGCTGCTCCAGTGCAACAAGTCCCATTATAGAACCCAGCTTTCTGAG ttgCCTGCTGAATTCCAGGAACGAGTGACCATGCACATGGATGGCTCACCTCTTTGCCACACCGTGTACGCTGACTCCGTCCCCGCCTCAGTCATCGCCAAAGTATTGGGGAAGCCCGACGAGGCCTGCAGCGGCAGCCAAGCTTCCAGTTCGCCTAGCCCCCAGCCCCAGGACCAAGGCTTCCTCCTGGACACCCTGGACAGAGACGAGCGCCTGGGCCTCCGGGCAGCATACAAGTCAGACCTGTACAGCAGTGACACAGCCCTCTATTGCCCGGTCGATCAGAACCGTGAACGCAGGCCAAGCATGGACGTCCACAGCCAGAGGAAGCTGCTCTATGGCCCCCAGATCTCCACGGACAGTAACCCAGAGGAGGGTACCTTGTTGGGGCTGAGGTCTGGCTTCTCCCAGGAGTGCTTCGCCAAGTTCCCCACCTCTCTGGGCCCCGCCTCAGGCAGCTCCTACTCCAGCTTCAGCGGAGGGGGCTCAGATGACAACAAAGGCAATGGCCCTCCCAGCAGCacagcctcctctcctcaccaccacTCCCTCTACATGGactggagggatgggggagactATGAGAGGAAGAGCGACTCCTCCTGGGAGAAGGACAGTCCCAGCGGTGGAGGCTTCGCCAAGGTCCACGCTGTCTTCCAGCAGGCCAGCGATCATGGTGGAGCACACCACCAGAACGGCAGCTCACCCGTCTACAGCCGCACCATGTCCTCGTGCTTCAGCGAGCCCTAcgaacccctccctccctcctcctcaccaagCGTTGCCTACGGAGACAGCCGCCGTGGCAGCACGCTGgcaccagaggaggaggagccgATTGGCCGCTGGAGACAGCTGAGCGCGGAGGATCTAAACTCCCACTCGTACTGCTCGCCCGGTCGGGCCTCGCCCTACAGCTTCTCTGAGCAGCACTTCTCAGTTCGGCCCGCCAAGATCCGCCTTGGACCCCTCTACAGCAGCTTCCAGGAGGGGCCCGACTACTACCAGGGAGGGGTAGGACCCATCATGGACCCCCCGGTGTGCTTCTCCACGCCCAGCCCCGAGTGCAGCCCTGTGGGGGGCCTCCGTCAGTCCCATCAGTCCCACAACCAGCAGGCCCACCAGACCCATCTCTACCGGGCCAAGGAGGACAGCCAGGAGTCGGAGCACATCCTTTACCACTCAGGGAGCCCCGAAAACAGGGAGGGCAGCTTTGATGTGGCGGGGGCCGGGGGAGGAGTTGGAGGAGCGGGACAGACCAAGGAGTACGTGGATATCAGCCCCAACAGCTCCAATGAGTCCCTAAACCAGAGGTCCCTGGAGATGGCTGCCGAACTGCAGCACTACCAGTCCGAGATGCAGCCCCCTTCGCCCCCCCAGGGCAGTCCACCACCGCCCCCGCCACCACCTTGTCCCCCTCCACCGCAGTATCACAATATTGGCACATTGGGACTTTCGAGAAAGGACAGTCTCACCAAAGCCCAGCTGTATGGAACACTTCTGAACTGA
- the LOC123995370 gene encoding brain-enriched guanylate kinase-associated protein-like isoform X2 has protein sequence MKKIYIGKTALKVSRNGSKHQKKSSLQEQKEDLRKRLSYTTHKLELLESEFDSTRQYLETELRRAQEELDKFTDKLRRIQSSYSALQRINQDLEDKIHRNSQHHDNEKRALSREIIVLNNHLMEAKLTIEKLQEDNDLYRKDCNLAAQLLQCNKSHYRTQLSELPAEFQERVTMHMDGSPLCHTVYADSVPASVIAKVLGKPDEACSGSQASSSPSPQPQDQGFLLDTLDRDERLGLRAAYKSDLYSSDTALYCPVDQNRERRPSMDVHSQRKLLYGPQISTDSNPEEGTLLGLRSGFSQECFAKFPTSLGPASGSSYSSFSGGGSDDNKGNGPPSSTASSPHHHSLYMDWRDGGDYERKSDSSWEKDSPSGGGFAKVHAVFQQASDHGGAHHQNGSSPVYSRTMSSCFSEPYEPLPPSSSPSVAYGDSRRGSTLAPEEEEPIGRWRQLSAEDLNSHSYCSPGRASPYSFSEQHFSVRPAKIRLGPLYSSFQEGPDYYQGGVGPIMDPPVCFSTPSPECSPVGGLRQSHQSHNQQAHQTHLYRAKEDSQESEHILYHSGSPENREGSFDVAGAGGGVGGAGQTKEYVDISPNSSNESLNQRSLEMAAELQHYQSEMQPPSPPQGSPPPPPPPPCPPPPQYHNIGTLGLSRKDSLTKAQLYGTLLN, from the exons ATGAAAAAGATATATATCGGCAAAACGGCCCTAAAAGTCTCCCGAAATGGCAGTAAACATCAGAAAAAGAG CTCTTTGCAGGAACAGAAAGAGGACCTCCGAAAGCGTCTGTCCTACACCACCCACAAGCTGGAGCTGCTAGAGAGCGAGTTTGACTCCACCCGACAGTACCTGGAGACAGAGCTACGCCGTGCCCAGGAGGAACTCGACAAGTTCACCGACAAACTACGCAG AATACAAAGCAGCTACTCAGCACTGCAGAGGATCAACCAGGACCTGGAGGATAAGATCCATAGAAAT tctcAGCACCATGACAACGAGAAGAGAGCCCTGAGCAGAGAGATCATCGTGCTCAACAACCACCTGATGGAGGCCAAGCTGACCATTGAAAAACTACAAGAGGACAAT GACCTGTACAGGAAGGACTGTAACCTGGCAGCCCAGCTGCTCCAGTGCAACAAGTCCCATTATAGAACCCAGCTTTCTGAG ttgCCTGCTGAATTCCAGGAACGAGTGACCATGCACATGGATGGCTCACCTCTTTGCCACACCGTGTACGCTGACTCCGTCCCCGCCTCAGTCATCGCCAAAGTATTGGGGAAGCCCGACGAGGCCTGCAGCGGCAGCCAAGCTTCCAGTTCGCCTAGCCCCCAGCCCCAGGACCAAGGCTTCCTCCTGGACACCCTGGACAGAGACGAGCGCCTGGGCCTCCGGGCAGCATACAAGTCAGACCTGTACAGCAGTGACACAGCCCTCTATTGCCCGGTCGATCAGAACCGTGAACGCAGGCCAAGCATGGACGTCCACAGCCAGAGGAAGCTGCTCTATGGCCCCCAGATCTCCACGGACAGTAACCCAGAGGAGGGTACCTTGTTGGGGCTGAGGTCTGGCTTCTCCCAGGAGTGCTTCGCCAAGTTCCCCACCTCTCTGGGCCCCGCCTCAGGCAGCTCCTACTCCAGCTTCAGCGGAGGGGGCTCAGATGACAACAAAGGCAATGGCCCTCCCAGCAGCacagcctcctctcctcaccaccacTCCCTCTACATGGactggagggatgggggagactATGAGAGGAAGAGCGACTCCTCCTGGGAGAAGGACAGTCCCAGCGGTGGAGGCTTCGCCAAGGTCCACGCTGTCTTCCAGCAGGCCAGCGATCATGGTGGAGCACACCACCAGAACGGCAGCTCACCCGTCTACAGCCGCACCATGTCCTCGTGCTTCAGCGAGCCCTAcgaacccctccctccctcctcctcaccaagCGTTGCCTACGGAGACAGCCGCCGTGGCAGCACGCTGgcaccagaggaggaggagccgATTGGCCGCTGGAGACAGCTGAGCGCGGAGGATCTAAACTCCCACTCGTACTGCTCGCCCGGTCGGGCCTCGCCCTACAGCTTCTCTGAGCAGCACTTCTCAGTTCGGCCCGCCAAGATCCGCCTTGGACCCCTCTACAGCAGCTTCCAGGAGGGGCCCGACTACTACCAGGGAGGGGTAGGACCCATCATGGACCCCCCGGTGTGCTTCTCCACGCCCAGCCCCGAGTGCAGCCCTGTGGGGGGCCTCCGTCAGTCCCATCAGTCCCACAACCAGCAGGCCCACCAGACCCATCTCTACCGGGCCAAGGAGGACAGCCAGGAGTCGGAGCACATCCTTTACCACTCAGGGAGCCCCGAAAACAGGGAGGGCAGCTTTGATGTGGCGGGGGCCGGGGGAGGAGTTGGAGGAGCGGGACAGACCAAGGAGTACGTGGATATCAGCCCCAACAGCTCCAATGAGTCCCTAAACCAGAGGTCCCTGGAGATGGCTGCCGAACTGCAGCACTACCAGTCCGAGATGCAGCCCCCTTCGCCCCCCCAGGGCAGTCCACCACCGCCCCCGCCACCACCTTGTCCCCCTCCACCGCAGTATCACAATATTGGCACATTGGGACTTTCGAGAAAGGACAGTCTCACCAAAGCCCAGCTGTATGGAACACTTCTGAACTGA